The following DNA comes from Haemorhous mexicanus isolate bHaeMex1 chromosome 19, bHaeMex1.pri, whole genome shotgun sequence.
AAAATCCCACACAAGAGCCACCAAACAGCCCCCCTTTTATGGCTCCTGTGcagaaggaaggcagcagggccaggtggGTGTTTGGTgtctcctggctgctctgttctgcagcagccagacaTTTGTCCGTGGAGAACTGGCAGAGCATTAACTGggagaagcagctcctggaTTGCTCCTGTTTTGATCACATATGCAAAGACCATGGAGAGACCATTAAGCAATGCCCAAAGGCCTCATGATGAGAACCATCTCCTGTGGGGCCAGAAATTGCAGCTTGattccctgctcagagctgagagGAGAAGGCTTTCAACCCATACATGAGCACGTATCCTGTAGTGAAAAGCTTGAAAGCCTATTTTgtttttgcctgtttttttaatacagttcagccaaagtttaaaaagtaattCTGAATTCTGGAAGAAAATAGCAGTTCTGAATATAGTTGCAGAAGTGGTTGTTGCAAAAAATAAAGGCTCCTGCCTCTTCATTCCTTCACCCAGGATGAATCTCCTGCACAGGGGGTTGTATGGAGGGGTTCAGTCAACCCCGAGCAGAACCTGATTCCACCTTAAAATCACTTGCAGCTTGTGCCCTCCCTGCATAAATGTGATTCTGCTGGTCCTGAACTCAGCATCACAGCCCTAAATGCTGCAGAATTGGGCTGAAATTGCTATAGAATGTTCCTGGGGTTCTCAATGGATTCATAAATCCATGAGTACGGACTGGGAGTATTTGGGGAGCGTGAGGTTTTTAAGATCTTcaataaattggaaaaaaagaggaCTAATTTGGTTTTGAGACTTTTTCTGAAGTTGTGGGAGAGCCTGTTGTGCTGTGCATGACTCCTTGTCTGCTTTGGCAGGTGCCCTGTGATGGATTCAGTGACATTGAGACTCTGGGGTGCCCCAGCCATTTCTTTGAGGATGAGCTGATGTGTATCCTCAACATGGAAGGAAGGTAAGAGAGGGTGAGAAATGGCAGGGATTTCCCTCTTTCATCAATTCAAGGAGAAAAACACCCTGGTTAATGCCTGACCTCAGCTTCTGCCCTTGGTCACTCATTAAACAACATCCCCAGGCTTGCTGAGGCCTGATTTCACAGCAGGCTGAGTATTTCCAGAGGAAACCATGGAAACCTTGTCCCACAAGAGGAGATCCTCTGGCTTTGTGgtgctttttgttgtttatttccTTGCCAGCTCGTGGCATTTCTTGGGACATATCCCATGCACTCTCAGCTCTGCCTAAGCAGTTCCCATCCTCTTGTTCCTTTTGATTTAGGCCTGGATCAGTTTGCTGAACTGATTTGCAGGATTAGGCCAGAGCACCAGAGGGAAGCAGGAATCCTTCAGGAATGCCACCGTGAATCCCTGTGCCATGAAAttccagctttttctttcctattctGAGCTGGAGTAGGTTGGTCCAATTTTTGTCCCCAGAGAAGCAACTGAGTTGAATTCAGCCACTGCAAAATTTGCAGTTCTGTCAATTATTCAGGCAGGTGGTAAATAAAACTCCTGGGTTTTATCTGCCTGGGTAATCTAATCACCTTGATTAACATTGGCTAAGATGAGTATGTTTACTTGAaggttttatttgctttatttgaaGGTTTTTCTGCTGGTACCACCTAcccaggctgggtttggtgtGACACAAAGCTGTGATAAATGTCCTTAATGGGACCTAATAGCCTTGATTAGAGGGACTGTTAATAGGGCTTGAAAAAACCAACTGGAATGGCAATCATctcatttttgccttttcccatCCGTTTTATTGCCTGCTCTATTTGAGCTGGTCCTGAGCATCTCTCATTTGACAACTGGTTAAAAAGCTTTTGAGGCTTTGCACTGGCCAAATGCCTCCCCATAAAGCAGAATTGATGCTAATTACACCCTGATTAAGCTGTAGTCAATGCCATTCAGGAGCATTAGGCTAAATCATCTCCCTGGAAGATATCCCAATAAAGCAGTTGTCCCTATTGAGGATCCCAGTTTATTGGAAGAAGATAAAATATTATGAGTTTTGGTTGTCCTGCTGtccaggaggatggagaggcTTTAGAAAGTGATGGGGCTTTGCTGTAAAAAGTTTTGGATTTGTGTCATCTACAGAGCAACTGTTGATCCCCTCCTGCCTTTTCAGAGCTACAGAGTTGGTTTTCCTCTGgggaattttgtttttcttctgaatacTATTGGACTGACATTCATGTCCCTCATCAATCTATTTTTAATGCTGAGAGGATGCTTTAGGAGTGGCTCTGGAGAGATGCAGTCAGACAGAGGGTAATGTTTTATGAATAAAGTACAGGATTTTAATCAGATATTCCTGAGCTCCTTTAATTAGGATCTGTGTTGTTTCCCATGATAATGTATCTTCTCAAAAGGATGGATCGATGATGGGATGAAAATTGGAGATGATAGGAGCAATGTTTTGCAAGTTGTGTGGCTTCTTGTGATAAATTCATCTCAACATTCCTCTTTTGGCTTGACTTTCAGTGACAGTGCTTGTTGAGAGGAACAATAACCCAAACTGTAAACTTGTATTAAAATTTAAACCAAACCCCTCAAATACCTGTTAAGGAAAATGCTTCCTCTTGTGTTTAACTGTGCAGGAAAGGTCTCACCTGGAAGTACTATGCAAAGAAAATTCTCTATTTCCTACGGCAGCAGAACATCCTAAAGAACCTGAAGGAGTATCTGCAGCGCCCCACGGAGCGACAGTCCTTCCTGGAGGGTGAGTCCTTGGCAGAGAGCCCAGCCAGAGCCCCTGATGACAGCTCTCCATCCTGCTTTCACTTGCAGGGAGCCTGCCTTGCTTAGATTCCAACAAGCCCTTGGCTAATGACTCAGAGTTCAGGTTGGATTTTGGATGTGTCTGGAATCCttcccatcccacagcagcattgCATCAAAATGTCAGGGTGGCACCAGGTGCTGTCAGTGCTGTATGCTTGAAAAATCACccctggagagctgggctgaaGGCAGAAAATGGTAAAGCACTGCAATCTTGAGCAAGGTGCTGAGAAAATGAGCTGTAGCTCAGCATCCTCATTACTGACATTGCTGCTGTGGCCCCTGAGCTGATTCCCAgtcagctccctgctctcccccttcccaggaGCTCCTCAGATAAGGGCAGGGAGCAAGCAGAGGGAATTGTTGTAGCCTGAGCACTGGGAGTGTCTCAAGAACTGAGTGCTGGACTTTGGTGGGGTACAAATCCAAGTCCAGTCACGTGGTGGGAGGGCACTTACACctgctgagaaagaaaaagctctttcttctgcttcttctgctCTTCATGGCCTCAGTCTGGTGCATTATTCTTCTTCTGTCTTCTGAATGGCTCAGAAGTTGCCAGGGGCTGTAGAAGTCCCTTCCTCTTGGAACACACTCCAAAATGTccctgaaagaggaaaaaagaggctGTAACACCAAAGCTGGTTCTTGTTAATGCAGTAGACTTTGAAGAAGGGGCTGttagggaaagaaaggaaagcaaatttggcattttctagaaaaaaccaaattaatcaTGAGACTTAGTCACGTGGGTCACAAATATGTGTGGTTGGTCTGCTGTGAACATGCCTTTGAAGCACCAGCAGGAAGTGTTTTCAGAATTTCAGCACAGGGAACACTTTGGGAGGACAAGAAGGagacacagggctctgctgaaTTCCTTGATTTACAGACCAGTCATGGACATGCTGACAAAGCCATGTGGGAGGCTGGAAGAGGTATGGTCCATGCAAAAGCCTTACAGCAGATTCCAGAGTTTGAACAAGAGGAGGCTTTGGAAAGAGCAGTGGTACCAGGGAGAAGGCTCtgtgaaaaggaaatgttttcctgcagaggctggggcaggaggaacaCGAAAGCTTGTTCTGTTCTGTGTTGTGTTAGGAAGATGGAGAGCAGGTGTGGAAGGGAAAGATGAATGTAGCAGATAAGGAAATGATGAACAAGGATGATATGGAGGATGTGACAGGGAGCAATCAGAACTGAGGCAGTTTGAGTGAAGCTGGGATTGTTTCAGGCTCTGAATAAAAATCTCTGTACGTTGGGAAGGTGTCAGGGGCTGCAgtgtgagcacagagctgatCAGGCCTGacccagcagcattcctgctcAAGGTCCAGATACCTTTCAGCATGGTGGAGAGGGCAATACTGAGTTCAGCTGGTAATTTCTCATGTCAGCTCAGTCTCTGCATTTTGTGTATCCAGGAGATGTCTGCAGGTTcagacacagagctctgctgttctGCTGCAACCGCTCGCTGCATGCCTGGAATGTAGAGCAGGCAAaaccaagcaaagaaaaaactcAAGTCCTGTTTCTTATGCAGTTTGTTTTTTCCAGGTGCTGTTTTGATTGATCAGTACTGTAACCCCCTGTCAGACATCTGCCTGAAGAGTGTCCAGGCTCAGGTGGACGATATCACGGACAAAGTGCGCAAAGTGCTGCGGACCAAGAACCCCAGGCACCCCAGCTTGGCTTCCAAGGCAGGTACTGTACAGAAAtgtgccttcctgcagagcctccctgCCCTTCTGCACAGCTGAAACTGCTGGGGAGTTGTGGCAGCTTAAAGAGCTGTTGTTTTCATCCCCTGGCAAACAAAATTGTGACATTTACTAAAGCCATCATTCAAGAAGCAGCTGTTCAATAGCCCAGGGTTCAGTCCATCTGATGCTGAAAGAATTGGGAGGGGAattctattttttcccatttgtctCTGGAATCTTACTAGTCCTGTTATCTACAGCTGTGAGCTGTGGGACTGGGAACCAACCTCTGTCCTGCCGATCTCAGAAAATCATCAGTAGAAAGGTGCATGTTTGTAATCTTCAGAGGTCAGGCAGCATCTTGTTCCTTGCTTTTATAAACACTGAGTAATTTCTTGCATCCAAGGAGAGACTGAGCCTGCCCATGTGAAGATTTCATTGCATAAAAGTTGAGTGCTCTTGTTTTCTCAGTCTTTATTTCACTGCATGTGTTTGCAGGAGAGGTTCTCATTCCAGAAGTGGAACTTCAGAGGCAGGTGCTTGATGCCATGAACTGTGTCCTGTATGAGCAGCTGAAGTACAAAGGAAATGAGCTGGATTACTACAATTCCCTGAATTCCTACATTcaccaggtgtgtgtgtgtgtcaggcaAAAACTGGGAGGCTGCAAGGCTTGAGACACTATTTATTTGAATGTAGCCAGACAAATAATTCTCTGTGAAAAACAACTCTTAAATAAATGTTATCCTTCAGTGCATATTCTGTCAAGTTGCATTTTCAGTTGTGAAATCAACCCTTGATatttgtgtttttcttaaatCCTGCCTGTGTTTTTGTCATGCTTTTCTCCCCCAGGTTTTGATCCGCAGGACAGGAATTCCCATCAGTTTGTCTGTGCTTTATTTAACAATTGCCAGGCAGCTGGGAGTCAAACTGGAGCCTGTCAACTTTCCCAGCCATTTCCTACTGCGATGGTGTCAGGGGAAAGAAGGGTGAGTGACCTGCTGAACTCTGAAATTGTGCCCACAGTGACAAAAACCAGAACATATTTACAGCTCCACACCTATGTGAGAGTGTTTAATTGTGTTCCATCTGCCTGTACAGAGGGAAAGATCAGATCTTTAGCAGGGTTTTCCTAGAactcagttctgctgctgctgaatggtAACAGATTTCCTGCTCTAGACCTAGAGGAGaatgtttaattattttccctctAGAATTATAACCTATACAGAGGGAAAAGCCAGATGTTTAGGAAAGTTCTCTTAGaactcagctgctgctgctgagtgatAATGAATTTCTTGCTCTAGACAATTCTCCTAGAGGAGaatgtttaattattttccaCATGGAATTAAAACCTATACAGAGGGAGAAACCAGATGTTTAGGAAAGTTTTCCTAGatttcagttctgctgctgctgaataaTAACAGATTTCCTGAAGTAATAATACCCATGAGGTGATGTGAGAAACatggaaaagagagaaggtACCAGGTAGTCTCTGTTTAGGAGGGAGCTAAGAAATGAAGATGTTTAGGAAAGATTTCCTAGAgctcagttctgctgctgctgaatggtAACAGATTTCCTGCTCTAGACTAGAGGAGaatgtttaattattttccatCGGGAATTATAACCTatacagaggggaaaaacagATCTTTAGGAAAGATTTCCTagaactctgctgctgctgctgaataaTAACAGATTTCCTGAAGTAATAATACCCATGAGGTGATGGAAAGGAGAGAAGGTACCAGGTAGTCTCTGTTTAGGAGGGAGCTGAGGAATGAAGGACACGGGCTGGAAGGGCTGAGGGAAGAACAGAAACAGCAAACCCTGCTTTACCACGAGACCCTGATCACAGTTTGGGCTCTCTGTTGCCTCCTCAGGAGCACAGATATTTTTGACTACACCTACATTGATGCCTTTGGGAAGGGGAAGCAGCTGACAGTGAAGGAGTGCGAGTACCTGATCGGGCACCACGTGACAGAGGAGTTCTATGGGGTGGTGACCTCCAAGGAGGTCCTGCAGCGCATGGTGGGGAACCTTCTGAACCTTGGCAAGAGGTGAGCTGAGGATCCATTCCCTGGGGACATTATCTGCATGTCCAATATTGCTGCTTCCAAAAGGTGTCACTCACCTCATGAGGTCCTGAAAATGTCACAAGGCATTTTAATCACCTGCATCTGAGgggaaacagaaatatttagtGAAACTAGTTCCTCTCAAGAAAATAGAcaagatgttttattttctctgtgaaagGCTGATAGGAACTGTCCACCTTGAGAGCAGAGCCTTTTCCTGTCATGTGGTAGGCACAGCCCCCAAGTTCAAATGAGCATTTCCAGAGATCCTGTTGGTGTGTTGAACATCAAGTTTTGTTTCCAAATCCTCCTGATAATCCCTTTCCTGAGACAGATTTGCAGGAGTGGAAGGATTGTTGTAGGTGACAGGGGAACAAAAGGAAGTGGCTTGGAGAGGGAATTCTCCATGTGGGATTATCTGACCCAGGAGAAGAGCAGTGGGTGGGAGGGCAGAGTTCAGTGATCAGGTGTGGAGTGCTTTTCCTTGTAGCAGGCTGATGTGGTGGGTGACAATCCgtgctggagtcactgctgtGAGCATGCTGTACCCGCAGCTCCATTCTGGGGactccccctgtccctgggagctctggggacagggttGCAGAGCCTCACAGGTGAGTTTCCTTTCTGCTGGCAGAGAGAGCACTGACCAGTCCTACCAGCTCCTGAGAGACTCCTTGGACCTGTACCTGGCCATGTATCCAGACAATGTGCAGCACCTCATGCTCCAGGCCAGGTTATACTTCCACCTGGGAATCTGGCCAGAAAAGGTACCTGGGCACTCAGGGGAATGCTTTGGGGAAGGCTGAGCACTATTCACACTTGGGTTATTGATTTTTGGGCTGTGTCAGCCTGCATTACAGTCTGCCACGAGTTGTTTCTGTAATAAATGCAGTTGGAGGAGTTCTCACATTGCAGGGAATCAATTTTTGAAGCAGGGAGAGTGGATGATTCTTGGCTGCTTGTCCTGGGGAGACCTGGGAGCAGCTTTGAGTCATAATTTATGATTTACAGCTTGTCTTGCAACCAACACCGTGGACTGTGAGTTCTAAGAGCATCCTGTTTGCTCTGTGCCTAAATTGTGATAAAActcctgctgggctcctggaAAGGGAGCAATTACCTTATCAGAAAACTTTAGGATATCTTttctaaacaaaaccaaagctgtGCTCCCAACTTTGGCCACACAGTCTGTGGCTCTTGTAAAAAAGCAGCTTGATATTCCAGTCCTTggaattccttttccttcagggTAACAACTCCAGTCCTGTTATCTTGGGAGTGTGGGAAGGAAGGTGCTGAGATTTACAGGTTGTCTGGATCATCCAAGGCTTTCACTGAATCAGGGAAGCCTGATTCAGGGCCTGTAGCTcaaaaaaacctgatttttttagtgtgtcactgcagcacagaggtTTTTCCTACTCAAAATTCCCTGTGCTGGTTCAGTGGAGCCTGTGCCAGTTCCATCTGTGAGGAATGGGAAGGAGACAGGAATATTGGCTGGACAGCTGAGCAGAAGCAAAGCTCTTCCCACCAAATCAACTGGAACAGGATGCTGGAGaagctccctccttccctttggAGAGCAAACTGTGCTAAGCTTGGCCTTCCTTTCTTATGGCAGCAAATTTTAGGGGCAGCACAGAAAAACCAGCACCAAAAAATTGTGTATGGGAGGGATTCAGTGAGCTGGATATAAATAGGGAGCACTGAAAGGTcttcctgccccttcctggCACTCAGGGATGTGTTTGGAGAGCACCAGACTTGGATTTGCAGCCCCCCTGAGCACATAACCCAACCCCAGGGCTGAGTTTTACTGAGCtctctgcaccagctgcagtGGAAATGAGCAAATTTGGATTTTTCAGGATTGTATCCAGTCGTTCCAGGCTGTCAGGCAGGATTGCAGCTAACCAGAGAGAATGCTGTGTCTGACAGGACACAATGTACCAGCTTTGACAGGGGCTGCCAGATTTATGGATGGGGAGGAAATCTAAAAAGTCCTGCCGAGCTACACTTAATGTTGCcctaaatatttgtaaataacAGTAAATAAAACTCCCTAGAATCTCTGGCAGCTGTGGTTACTTCCATCCTTTAggattttttcaggattttcacATCCTTCTTAATAGAATTAAAGTGGCCAAGAAGCCTGAGCTGTGCTTCTTCTCATGAATTACTCACCTGTCCtttatttaaattgattttCCTCGATTTTTGGCTGCTGTTCATGCTGAACAGCCTGAGATTTCCattcctcttctgctgctgctctgaactTAATGACCAAACCTATGATGAAGGAGACAATCCTTTTGCCAGGTGCCAAAGTGTGGCAGCTTTTGGGACGTGAGGTATTTGATGTTGAgacagacacctgtcttttcccAACATGTTTACACAAcaggctggggtttttttccttgctttttccaaaaaatttaaatttcctttgCCTGCCTCTAACAAACTCAGCAACAGGTGCTCTGATGTTGTGCCAGAGGGTGTTGGGAGGCTGGAATTGTGGATGTGCAGACcttgctgctctgtgttctTCAGTCATCCTGAGACAAGCAGCTTTTCTGTCTTGTTCCTTGGGAAGGCATCATGGAGGTTATTTCCAtttcctcctgtgctgccctTTTTGTTCCTCACAGACACGCTGAGAAACTCTTTTAAGTTAACATATTAGTTCTCAAGAGCACCAGCAGTCACCTGGAATCACTTCCCAGCAGCATTTTTGGGACATTGGGAACTGCATTCTCATGACCAGAAACTTTGAGAGGTGCTCTGTGGGCACTCAACAGGACGTGATGAACTCGTGGGGCTGAGTtttgaggagctgctgagctctccagtGCCTTTCCTGAAGCTGGGAGCTttacaaagagaaaaggaataagAACAGGCTGTGTGCAAGGCTGAACATGAAGCTGTGGCAGAGATCAGTGTGGAAGATGTTGTGGCAGATCTCAGGGCACTCACATGCAGCTGACTCCAGCAATACATCTGTACGTGTTAATGTCTGGGtctgaaaagacaggtgtctgctaaggtaggcaggagcctcccctaaaatggaaaatgcaaaccccctccctccaaattgttataattttgagaTTTAGGGGGTCTCAGGTAAAGGTATGGGAGTAGGGATAAtagttctttactaggaaaattaaaaatacaaatgcaatagtacaaaaaaacgaaaacaaaccactgccagagtGAGAACAGGCCCTGACcacctgtgggtcagggtggtggcacagtcccatcccagggtggctcagggtggtggcacagtcccatcccaggggggctcagggtggtggcacagtcccatcccaggggggctcagggtggtggcacagtcccatcccaggggggctcagccctcctgcagtgccagctgtggttctgctggagcagggatcctgcacaaggcaggagttttcctctggagctccagggctgctggagatgagcctgctctccctctgggaatgcagggcaggagaaagctgctcctctgggaatgcagtgggcaaaggctgctgtgctgttcccagggcagattggatccaggtaggaatgcttggctcctgccctgggcagagcatctccccatgggatgatggaatttgatcagccctgcagggacactcagtggccatggagagcagagatctcctggagggaggattggctgtgggagagataaagcaaactgccccatggacagcagagaactgccccagctctgacagatggggatagagcacacagccccagctACACCTTTCAACCTGAGACAGTTTATAagttgtgctgctgcagtgacgTGTCCTGACCCTGtttttgctgtgctttggaAGGTCCTGGACATCCTGCAGCACATCCAGGCCCTGGACCCATCCCAGCATGGAGCTGTGGGGTACCTGGTGCAGCACACCCTGGAGCACATCGAGCGGCGCAAGGAGGAGCTGGGCCCCGAGGTCAAGCACCGCTCGGATGAGAAGCACAAGGAGGTTTGCTTCTCCATTGGGCTCATCATGAAACACAAGAGGTGAGCTTGGAGCCTTCCCCTGAGTCAGCTCTGtagcagcagagcagaagggtTTGAGCTGACAGCAGTGAAATGTGGTTTAGTGCCAAGGAGGAGTGGGAAATGCCAGGCACGTGTGTCTGTCCCGTGCAGGAAAATGGGGGAGGCTCTGGGAGTGCCTGGAGAGAGCAAATGTTTGCACTGCAGAGAGCCTGACTTGTCTGAGTCATCCTCTGTCACACAGGTAACGtccccacagcacagagctctccaggaaacagcagcaatCACTTAATGAGGGATGTGCCACAGAGTCAACTTCAGAATCAATTCTGATATTCCCAGGACAGTTTGTGGATGTTTCCCTGCGCTCTCATTCCCTGTTCCTGCCTGCACTGTGTTGCTTTGGCCACTCCTCTGCCTCCCCAAGACATCCAGATCATATCTGAGGGGCATCAGCAGTGACAGTTAAAACCTCTCAGAGTTAACCCCATGAATATTCTGTAAATAGTGATGGCTTTGTTCTCAGTGTTGGGGTTGCCACGTCTGTGTGATGAGCACAGAAGAAgttgcacagcccagcagggtggTTGATCcttccttatttcttccttcctcttctggCTGCTGACTTCCAGGCTCTTTGCCATTCTATTTTCTTGCTCacatttggttttgctttgtcttCAGCTGTTTATTCCTGTCTGTTTATCCAGTTATTCAAAGTCACTTCCCTCCACCTCAAAATACAAACACAAAGTCTTtctgaattgtttttttctccctcttgcTCCTCTCCTCCTTGTGCCAGCTCTCAGGAGGTTCCTATCCTGTTTGTGCTCTGTTAATCTTGAGGAAAAAGAGCTGGCTCTGGAGTTTCCACAGCCTTTGTGTGCAATTTCTTGACTCAGGTATGGCTACAACTGTGTGATTTATGGCTGGGATCCTGCCTGCATGATGGGCCACGAGTGGATCCGGAACATGAACGTGCACAGCCTCCCCCACGGCCCCCACCAGCCCTTCTACAACGTCCTGGTGGAGGATGGCTCCTGCAGATATGCTGCCCAAGGTGagcagggactcctgtgggGGCTCTGCCCACATCAGGACAGAGGGGTGCTTCATTGGTGAATTAGGTGTGGTTAACGAGGGTTGTAAAGGTGGAGATGGGAAGGAAATGATCCTGAGTCATGGCCTGCTCTGTTTGCTCTCCATGAagtcagcactgctgggatggCCATGAAGGCTCACTCTGGTGTGATCTCCTCTTGCCCCTGGAGTGTTTTGGACACTCTGATGGTGAGAACCTTGATTGCTGCTTTGAGAGAAATAATTCAGCTGCAGGCTGAAGGTCAGTCAGCAGCTCCTGACAGCTGTGCCTTGCACAGGACCTGGAAATGGGATTTAGTGAGGGCTTGCTGGTCAGGACACGGTTGTGGCCACTGTCACATGCCAGGatcccaggggacacaggtAACGTGGCTGTTAGTGCCACCTTTAACCAGAACAAAAATGAATGTCTCTTCACAAGTGCAGGGAGGTGTAGAAATCTCTTATGTCACATGTGCTTTATGCAACAAACCATAAGAGGAAACTCTTGTCTGGTGGTCAGAGTGTGTGGTTGGGATGCAGGAAGAACTGTTGAACTGAGCTTCTGAAGAAAATTACAAAAGAGAAGCACATCTGTGACTGTACATTGTAAAAATGTTGATTTGCCTCGTGTTTGTGTTCCCCTGTGACAGGGAGGTCCCatccaggcagggcagctgcacagccagagTGTGTTTGGCTAAGGGAAGATGTGGAAGCTGCTGGAGGGAAAATGCTGACCAAAATGCCCTTTCCCTTGGTGCTCCTCATGTTCTGTCCCCTGAATGTGACAAGAGGTGTGACAAGAGGTGGTTTTACAGGCAGGGACACTCCTCCCTCTGTAGATCTAAAGTGCAGGTGTTTCCCACTGTCCTGAGATTGGCTTTTTTATATTCAGAAGCCCAAAAAGATGAAGGGGCAAATCCTGATGGCTCAGATCAGGCAGGGCTTGGCCTCAGAGAGTCTTAAACCCAGAAAAGCTCATGTGCCATGGGTTGATATTAAAATGTGCATCTTGGTAATTACCTAATCAGGTAGTTGTCCCtagtgctgctggggctgagtcATCACTTATCTTGTGTCTAATGATGTTTAAACAAACAGAAGCCTGTCTGGTCCCACAGTTCTTGCAGGGTAGGCTGGCACTGTTATCTCTGTGTAGGAGACACTGCTATCACTGCATCTCTGTGGCCTGCAAGAGTTCTGATACTGCTGGGGAAAAGTGAAGGGTTTGTTCTTGCTGCTATTGATATCCCTTCTAAAACATCCTCAGATCATTTGGGAAGGATTATTTCATATCCTCCTGACCTGACTctcgggagggagggagagattTTACTGAAAGAATCCTAAACAAAT
Coding sequences within:
- the FBXO21 gene encoding F-box only protein 21, with protein sequence MAAEAAGPVGPGGGGGGGTGLTDLPGELLELILCCDVLGAADIGRVSCTCRRLREACQPRGKVWRERFRLRWPSLLKYYSHSDSVSWLEEYKARHKAGLEAQRIVASFSKRFFSEHVPCDGFSDIETLGCPSHFFEDELMCILNMEGRKGLTWKYYAKKILYFLRQQNILKNLKEYLQRPTERQSFLEGAVLIDQYCNPLSDICLKSVQAQVDDITDKVRKVLRTKNPRHPSLASKAGEVLIPEVELQRQVLDAMNCVLYEQLKYKGNELDYYNSLNSYIHQVLIRRTGIPISLSVLYLTIARQLGVKLEPVNFPSHFLLRWCQGKEGSTDIFDYTYIDAFGKGKQLTVKECEYLIGHHVTEEFYGVVTSKEVLQRMVGNLLNLGKRESTDQSYQLLRDSLDLYLAMYPDNVQHLMLQARLYFHLGIWPEKVLDILQHIQALDPSQHGAVGYLVQHTLEHIERRKEELGPEVKHRSDEKHKEVCFSIGLIMKHKRYGYNCVIYGWDPACMMGHEWIRNMNVHSLPHGPHQPFYNVLVEDGSCRYAAQENLEYNSEPREIPHPDIGRYFSEFTGLHYLANTELEIRYPEDLELTRATVQKIYSSGKE